The following proteins are co-located in the Rhea pennata isolate bPtePen1 chromosome 2, bPtePen1.pri, whole genome shotgun sequence genome:
- the MCUR1 gene encoding mitochondrial calcium uniporter regulator 1, with amino-acid sequence MARGQAAAATATAVSGGRQALLLLLRPRGADGARPPAAAAAASRDRRAPPCAARRCLGDWQRAAVTAVGGGAARRGQRGPHGERDVSISASSSLQSKGKFSLLGNRKLFFDTHALVCLLEENGFTTRQSEVIVSALVKITNTNLDMIYKDMVTKVQQEIALQQIMSHIGGVKKDMIILEKSEFSALRSENEKIKLELLQIKKQVMDEITKVRADNKLNLNLEKSRVKELYSLNERKLLEMRTEIVELHAQQDRALTQTDRKIDTEVAGLKTMLESHKLDNIKYLAGSVFTCLTVALGFYRLWM; translated from the exons atGGCCAGGGGCCAGGCCGCTgcggccacggccacggccgTGAGCGGCGGGAGGcaggcgctgctgctgctgctgcggccaCGCGGGGCGGAcggcgcccgcccgcctgccgccgccgctgccgcctcaCGTGACCGCCGCGCGCCCCCCTGCGCCGCGCGCCGCTGCCTCGGCGACTGGCAGCGCGCGGCCGTTacggccgttggcggcggcgcggcccgccgaGGGCAGCGCGGGCCGCACGGCGAGCGCG ATGTGAGCATCTCTGCATCATCATCTCTACAAAGCAAGGGGAAATTTTCCTTATTAGGAAATAGGAAGCTTTTTTTTGACACTCACGCACTCGTGTgccttttggaagaaaatg gGTTCACTACTCGGCAGTCGGAGGTCATCGTTTCTGCCTTAGTGAAAATTACGAACACCAACCTGGATATGATTTACAAGGACATGGTCACCAAAGTACAACAG GAGATTGCTCTTCAACAGATAATGTCCCATATTGGTGGGGTGAAGAAGGATATGattattctggaaaaaagtgaattttcagCACTGCGTTCAGAAAATGAg aaaataaaacttgaacTCCTGCAGATAAAGAAGCAAGTCATG gATGAAATAACTAAAGTTCGTGCAGATAACAAGTTAAACCTCAACCTAGAGAAGAGCAGAGTAAAAGAACTG TATTCacttaatgaaagaaaactacTTGAAATGAGGACAGAAATAGTGGAATTG caTGCACAGCAAGATCGAGCTCTAActcagacagacagaaaaatagacACAGAAGTTGCAGGTCTAAAGACAATGCTAGAATCGCACAAACTGGACAATATTAAGTACTTAGCAG gttCAGTATTTACATGCCTTACTGTAGCACTGGGATTTTATCGTTTGTGGATGTAA